gatcccgttcatcaaatgacaacacatggctatggttaggaaacataaccatctttgataaacgagctagtcaagtagaggcatactagggacactttgttttgtctatgtattcacacatgtactaagtttctggttaatgcaattctagcatgaataataaacatttatcataaaataaggaaataaataataactttattattgaatctagggcatatttccttcacatgcgCTGGGCATTCTGGGGCCAAGGGATAAGATGACTCCAAATGCCGTCACCGCCCTCACCAACAAGTTCAACCAGCCTCTCTCTGACGAAGACATCAACGCCATCGCTACGCCGACCCGCCTCGACCTTGTCGCGCTGCGCATCGCTGCGGGCATGGCCGAACCAGATGCTGCTGCCTCTATGGCCAATAGTTGATCATGTTAGCTAGCTCTAGTATTAGCCTCCAACAGCGGCTGGCATCTGATTGGTTTGAGTTAGGTTGTCTCTTTGCTTATTGTAGTCTAGGATGGTGGCTAAATTTGCGCCAGTTAGTTTCAGGGGATATTGGTGGACTCTGGCGCCCCCCGGTGTGATGGATGGTGTACCTGTATTACTTCCAGTTCAATAGAATTTGTAGTTGTTGGAGCATGTCCTGGTTTCCTTATGGATGACAACCACTGCCCCATGATGAGCTGGAATGTGCGTGGCATGAACACTCCGGCTAAGCATGAGGCCATTCGTGAGATCACATTATTGCATAGATTAGCTGTTCTCTGTATCTAGGAGACGAAGATCGACATCTGGGACCGCAGCCTTGTGGCATACACTGGAGGTGCCCTACTAGCTTATTGCATCGTCCTTCCAGCCATAGAACGAGGGGAGGTGCAGCCATCTTTTGGAATGCAACCCTTGTCTCTGTCTCCTCTCACAGCATAGGCCCACTCGCCATTACGGCCAAAGTTACGGTGCTGCACTCGGGCCAATCTTTTTGGCTCACCACGGTGTATggaccggccgccgccgcccgcaaaGATGATTTCCTTCTTGAGCTCTCGCGTGCAGCGCCCCCTGCATCCGAACCCTGGCTTCTCAATGGTGACTTCAACATCATCTATGAGGCCAGTGACAAGAATAATCTCAACCTTAATAGAAGGATAATGGGCCGGTTTAGAAACGCCCTGGACTTGGCTGGACTGTGAGAGATCAAGTGTAAAAATCGTAGATACACTTGGAGCAACGAGCGTCAAAACCCTACACTAGTTAGTATTGACAAATTCTTCTGCAACACTAACTGGGAGCTGCTCTTCCCCATCGACATTCTGATGGCAGCGTCGACAGTCGTCTCTGACCACTGCCCGCTTCTGCTGGCAAATGCATCCTCCCCTCTTAGACGTGCGAGATTCAGATTTGAAGTCTTCTGGCTGCACTTCCCGCATTTCCAGGAGACCGTTGAGAAGGCGTGGAACAGGCCCACTACTCAGACATGTGCCTTCAACAGGCTGGCGATCAAATTACAAAGAACAACAAAAGACCTGAAAGTTTGGAGCAAAACCCTGTTCAGTGACGCCAAGGTGCAGTTCCATATGGTGAACGAGGTGATCCTGCGATTGAATATCACATAGGAAAGCAGGGCCCTCTCTGCCGCTGAATTTCAGCTAAGAAAATCTCTCAAGCTACGGCTGATCGGCCTTGCGGCAGTGGAGAGGGCAAGGAAGCGGCAAGCATCAAGAATCACCTGGCTTAAAGCGGGAGACGCCAGTACAAATTTTTTTCATGCCAAGGTCTGCTCGAGGCGGCGCAAGAACTTCATGCACTCCATCCAGCTTGATGGAAACACAACCACAGTCCACAGCCCATGAACCTTAACGCGGTGCTGGGTTCTTCAGAGCCAAGGGCAACCACTCTCAACTGGGAGCAGCTGAACATGCTGTCAGTCTCAAATTCCGGCCTAGATAACCCCTTTTCCGAGGAGGAAGTATGGGAGGCAATCAAAGACATGTCAAGGGACAGGGCACCAGGACCTGACGAGTTCAACGGAGCGTTCTATAGATCTTGCTGGGCAATTATCAAGGCAGATGTTATTCTTGCTCTCAACCAGTTCTACTGTTGCTCTGGCCAAAACTTCAGTGAGCTCAACTCTGCTCACGTGGCTCTGCTGCCCAAAAAGGATGGGACTATTAAGATGGCTGATTACCACCCCATCAGTCTCATTCATTCCATGGCAAAGCTCATTGCAAAAGTGATGTCCATCCGCCTGTCAAAGATCATTCATCTAATTATCTCACCTGCCCAAACAGCCTTCATGAAGACCAAATGCATACATGACAGCTTCATGTATGTTCAGAACGGAGTCCGGTCGCTGCACAGGAAAAGCACGCCGGTAGTGCTGCTGAAACTTGACATCACCATGGCTTTTGACAGTATATCTTGGTCCTATCTGCTTGAGCTCATGCAACGGTTGGGCTTCAGTTCTAGATGGCGGGACTAGGTGGCGATGCTGCTCTCAACCTCGCACTCATCCTTCCTGCTCAACGGCTTGCCCGGGCAGCCGGTCTGGCATAGAAAGGAGCTAAGGCAGGGCGACCCCCTTTCTCCGCTGCTGTTCATCATCGCCATTGACCCCTTGCACCGGCTGTTGCAAGCTGCTGGTGACTTAGGACTGCTCCAACCTTTGCTGGGTAGGGAAATCAAACTGAGGGTCAACCTATATGCGGATGATGCGATCATATTCGCTAACCCGATCAAGGATGAGATTGAAACACTCATGCAAATCGTGCACTGCTTTGGGGAAGCCTCTGGCCTGAAAATCAACCTTCAGAAGTCCACGGCCACGCCGATCAGATGCTCGGACATCGATATGGAGCAGGTTCTGCAGAGTTTCGGCGGACAGCTCGTGCACTTCCCCCTCACATACGTGGGGCTGCCAATCACCATCAAATTCCTTAGGTTTGTGCACCTGCAGTTTGTTTTGGACAGGATCCGGGCCCGTCTCGCCGGGTGGAAAGGAAAGCTACTATCTATTGCTGCCTGGAGGGTGCTCGTCAGGGCTGCCCTAAGCTCGCTGGCAACTTTTGCAATCACAGCGCTGCGGGTACCCGAAAAATTCCTCAAGGAAGTGGACAAATGTCGCCATAAATTCCTCTAGGCACAAGATGAAGAACTGACAGGCGGCAAATGCACAGTCAATTGGTCAAAAGTTTGCTCGCCCATGGAGTATGGTGGCCTCGGCATTCTCGACCTCGAGAAATTCAGTAGGGCTCTGAGACTGAGATGGCTGTGGCATTCTTGGAAGAGCCTAGATCGGCCATGGGTGGGGATGGAGGTGCCTTGTGAGGAGAGCGACAAGGCGGCGTTCAGCGCAATGACAATGATCACCATCGGTGACGGCCGCACGACCACCTTTTGGGGTTGTGTCTGGGCTGGTGCTGAGCCCCTCAAGGCGTCCTTCCCATGCCTATTCAAACACTCGAGAAGAAAGAACAGTACTGTACAGGCGGCTCTGCATGACAATGCTTGGATTAAGGACTTGGCGCATGGCAACGTAAACCCTTTGCTTCAGGAGTTCTTGAACTTAGAGAGGTTGATCAGAACTGCTAGAACGAGTATGAAGTCGGGGCAGCCCGACGAGATCAGATGGAAATTCACGGCGAACGGGATCTACAGCGCGTCATCAGCATATCAGGCACAGCTTCTTGGATTGATCCAGGATCCGTTCAGGAAAACCTTTTGGAGTGCCTGGGCTCCTGGTCGGCTCAAGATCTTCGCCTGGTTACTGCATCTTGATCGGCCATGGTGCAATGACAGGCTGTAGAGACGGGGATGGGCAAACCAATACTTCTGCCAACTTTGCTTTCGACATCTTGAAAGCTCGGTTCATTTGTTCTGGCACTGCGAGCTGTCCGGGAAGATCTGGGAGAAGGTGGCTACGTGGCATGGCTGCCAAACTGTGCACCCAGGGTTGTGGTCCTCCCTTCAATGCTCAACAGACATCGTTGAGATGATCACCAGCAACACCGCTAAGGGAAGTAGGAAGGGCATCACGGCAATCGTCATGCTCGTGCTATGGGAAATCTGGTTGGAGCGACACCACTGCACCTTCAAAGGCAAGGTGGCGCAGAGGGCCAACATTTTGGCTGCGATCAGGCGTAGCATTGAGCTGTGAAGGCAAGCGGGAGCCCAATGCCTAGCGCAACCATTTGCAGAGGGACCATCTGGGATCGGCTAAGTTGTAGCACAATCCCAAATGGCCTGTTGCGCCTTTTTCTTTCCCTTCTTTTGTATTTTTTCTCTTGACCCTTGGATCACCCCCATGTTTAACTTTCCCACTGCTTCCTGCTTAATATACGAATGCCAGCAATTTGCTGGATCTTTCAAAAAAAACATCTACGGCCAAGTTGACTTTTTCCGCAGCAACGGCTTCAAGAAGGAATAAGCGCCCTTGCGCCGCCGTCGTTGTGTCCGACCCAAGATGGACAACACAAGGATTTTTATCTTAATTGCCGAAACCAACCGCCGAAGACTAGTACAACAGCAAGCAGACAATGCCTTCAGCAAGGTAACGATGCAAGTTCGTCGATGCTGAGCCCAACCAGTCATGGCCAAAACTAGAGTTTTCACTCCAGACATGAATCGGTGTTCCAATCATCGTCTTGAAAATGGATCTTCCAGAAGGACGCCAACTTGTACTCCACGCCAGGCCAGAAAGGCACTAGCAGATGGGTGGGATATCTTCCCACCATATACCACCATTCCGACCGATGGGGGGTCGTCCATGACGCGGTGCGGAGCTGACCCAACCACTCCATACCCGCACAAGCCAGCCAGTAACATCCGCCATGACCCGTGGGCTGCTGCCCCAGCATCCTATGCGTGAGCCGCCGCCACAGCATCGCGCGCCACCCAACCTACCACTCGCCGCCGCTGAAGGTCGTCGCCCCGGCGTCTAGCACACGCAGCTCGCTCAGACCGCCGCAATGGCCAAGCACGTCGATGCAGCCCTCCGAGGCATCCCATATGCTTATAGTGTCCTAATCATATTCATTTGTATTGTTTAATTAGACTCAAGTGCATGTGCTTAAAGGATTTTAGTTGTTAGAAGGGAGAGAAGgcattgtattgcttgagcctcatgggcaaatatataggagtacatgatcaACTTGAAGTACAAGACAAGTGAGAACAATTCCTAGTCTATCTTATGTTTCCTAACTAATCACGATACTCAACATCCCCCGTAGTCACAATGGTAGCGACGCAGatggtgagactggagaagaatcctAAGGTAAGTCGGCGGACAccccccacagtcgtaacggtcgatGCATCGCGAAAGTTGTGGCTGGAGTGgaaaccgacgaggttgctcaagcaaggcggtagccctttgtgccgtttgtcgaAGTAGTCGAGAGCATAGGGTGgtgtagccgtggtcgaggtagccgtgcgaagaatgtCGTGATCGATGTTGAATCGGGGTAGCCGGTGTCGAGGAACtcgccgtggagccgcgggcgcaaggaGGCGCCGAGTTAGTCATGGGCGCAGTAGTGTCGAAGTAGTGGTGCGCCAGGGAGAAGACGTTGTTGACGACGCGTCGCGCCGGGGTTGCCAAGCCCGGGGACACATCGTAGATGAAGGCACAcaccggtgttgccagcaccaggcatgcgtagacggacgaagaAGAAATTAACAAAGCGCCGCACCAGGCTTGCCGGGCCCGGGGACATGTCATGGACGAAGGCATGCTTCGGTGTTGCCAGCACTGGGCATGCATAGACTcggacctgcacgagctgtacgccatgtcggaGAAGTCGGAGAGGCCAGCAGAGAAGGACTCGACGACGGTTGCGACACCAATCAGCGCAGGGCCGATGTCGCCCACGATTATCGGAGCAGATGAAGTGGCCAgggtagatgacggcgacgctggcgGCGGGCTGGTGCTGGACATAGGCGAAGGGgtggacggggcggcggcggtggctacgGGGGTAGTAGCAGTGGTGGCctgacggcggcggcgactaagttaggagtgcggcggcggtgctcgaagtaggctaGGAGAACCCAACAGCGTGACGAAGATCGGCGCGGAAGGTGGTATTCCCGCGCCAAGGGAGGCGGCACGGCGCATACCACGGGAAGTTGATGCGCGGGAACGGCGCTGGACCGCGGGCCACGGCGCCACGGCCAGAAGGGGTGACGCGGCGGCAGCAGGCGGGTCGAGGCAACGACGGGAAGATCTCGGGGCGGTGGCGGGGACCGTGTATCGCGGCACTATGACCTGAAGGGGTGACGCGCGGGTCGGTGCAACCACGAGGACGGCCTCGGGTGGCGGTGGGGACTGTGTATCGTGGAACTACGACCCAAAGGGGCGACATAGCGGCGGCCTAATAGCAGCTGCCGTGGCTAAGTTAGgagtgcggcggcggtgctcgaagtaggctaGGAGAACCCAACAGCGTGACGAAGTTCGGCACGGATGGTGGCATCCCCGCGCCCAGGGAGGCGGCATGGCGCATACCACGGGAAGTCGACGCGCGGGAACGGCGGTGGACCGCGGGCCATGGTGCCACGGCCCGAAGGGGTGATGCGGCGGCAGTAGGCGGGTCGAGGCGACGACCGGAagagctcggggcggcggcggggaccgcgtATCGCGACACTACGACCGAAGGGGCGACGCGCGGGTCAGTGCAACCGCGGGGACGGcctcggggcggcggtggggacCGCGTATCATGGAACTACGGCCcaaaggggcgacgcagcggcgacgcgcgagtcgatgcagccgcgaggagaaccacggggcggcggcgctgcggcccgacgAGGCGACGCAGCGACAGCCCGTTGCTCGATCGGTGGAGGGGCGCCCTGAACTCGGGGACGATCTTCACGGGACCTGCGGAGGCGCGAGCAACAGACGGGCCAGGACGGTCATGGGGTGTAGATGAAGCGAATCGCGACGGCGAGCAGGTGATCAAGCTGACGCAcgcgaggtcggggacgccgctcggtggagacgtggtggcggcggagtccgagatgaaGCCGATGATGACGGACGGCATGGGACGTCGGGCGACCAACACCCGAGCTGCCAAAGCAGTGCCAGTGCACGGGCAGCAAGGCCGGAGCAACCAACATAGCAGCGGCGCCCGAGCTGAGACAGTCGACAAGCCTAACACAACCGGGGATGAAGCCGGCGAGGTAGACCGCATGGCCGTCGTGCAGACGCGACAGAGGCGGGTGGCATGGATAGATGGGCAGGCCGGCGCGCGTACAACGGCTATGATGGGCCGCCGGGTCGGGGCAATGCAGGTGTCCCGGTCGGAGAGGGCGGTGACGGCCGGCGTAGATCGACGAGCGGGCCGACGCGTGGATGACGGCCGTGAGGGGCCGTATGTCGCGCGAGGCTGCCATGTCGGCGAAGAAGTCTGCCGGTCATGCCAATGTTGGAGTAGAGGTGCACAGGGGTCGACGACGGCGgtgggcgacgcaaaccgatctTAGATcagaaaaccaaaaagaaaatgccgatcaagatgaccggcgggagagagaaaaacctggagcaagggctcgggaaaaaaactctctagggcagccggtcaacacgatcggcggacgaaccctaggtacgggcggcgcggcccccggcggcgATCAAGGAGGCCGACTGCCACAGGGGCGGCACGCGggtgcggaagcggcggcggctagggtttagtaTCGAGGTATGGCTGATACcatgtagaagtgcatgctctagctAGTGCAACCAAAAGACCGATCTAATGGAAGAGACTAGGCAACACATTTATACATTATCAGGGTGGAGGTGATGGCGGAGGAGTGCACCGGGTAGAGCTCATCAGGGCTATCACATCAGTGGAGAACCATCCGGGTACGGGCGTCCTTCACAGAAAAACCAACATCAACAAATTCAACAGTAATGGGATTCTCACGAGCAAGGCGACGAACAGATACAAGGTTCATAACTAGGTCAGGCGAGACAAGAACATTAGACATGGTGATAGGGTTAGACATAGAAGGAAACAACATATGACCGACATGTGTAATGGGTAAGGAGGAACCGTTACCAATGGTGATGCGAGTGGGAGTATGAACGGGAGTGGAAGAGGTTAGGTTACCGGGATGAGATGTCGTGTGAGCGGTGGCACCCGAGTCCATGTACCATTCTCCACCGCCACCGTAGTTACTTGGTGACGGAGCCAAGTGCAGAACAACCAGGAGGGCGGGGTCCCACGACGGAGGAACCTGCGGCGGGTAGGACCCACCGTAAGGTGGCGCCGGGGCGGCAGCATAGCCACCAGCATCTGTGGTGCAGGCAGGGCCGCatagctgataacccacaagtataggggatcaattgtagccctttcgataagtaagagtgtcgaacccaacgaggagctaaaggtagaacaaatattccctcaagttctatcgaccaccgatacaactctacgcacgcttaacgttcgctttacctaaaacaagtatgaaactagaagtactttgtaggtgttgttggataggtttgcaagaatgaGCACGTACATAAAAACTAGGGgatgtttaggtaaagaagcaataaagttagtatagcgagtgtgtaaaagtggtggtaggagttgtgaaattgtccctaagcaattgactactttactagaccgatagcaagttttatgtgggagaggccactcctagcatgtcatccctgacttggaattctatgcacttatgattggaactattagcaagcatcctcaactactaacgttcattaaggtaaaacccaaccatagcattaagatatattggtcccccttcaatcccgtatgcatcaatttctatgctaggttgaagcttctgtcactcttgccctccaatacatagtcctatcaacatacaactaaccctatggtgtgatccacgcgcgcgctcatacgatgggcaccaaaggacagcaacataaccacaagcaaattaaatcaatcatagcaattcatcaacaaccgataggacaacgaaaatctactcagacatcataggatggcaacacatcattggataataatattaagcataaagcaccatgttcaagtagagggtacagcgggttgcgggagagtggaccgctgtagatagagggggaaggtgatggagatgttggtgaagatggcggaggtttTGGTGAAGatcacggtgatgatgatggcccccggcggcgttccggcgccaccggaagcgagggggagagagccccctccttcttctccttccttgaccttctccctagatgggagaagggtttcccctctggtccatggtctccatggcgtgggaggggcgagagcccctccgagattggatctgtctctttgtctctctctgtttctgcgttctcctctgctgccctttcaccgtttcgtgtatatatggagatccgtaactccaaatggattgaaaccttcgcccagatctttttccaaaaattagatttcttgcggccgaagaagggcatcaaccgccttacgggggtcccacgagggtcaggggcgcgcctgcctggagtgggcatgggccccaccctcgtggccacctcgggcaccgtctcgcgttgattttacttcccaaaaatcacaaatattccaaaataattctccgtccgtttttatcccgtttagactccgtttgatatggggtttctgcgaaacataaaacatgcaacaaacaggaactcgcactgggcactggatcaatatgttagtcccaaaaatagtataaaaagttgccaaaaagtatatgaaagttgcataacattggcatggaacaatcaaaaattatagatacgacggagacatatcagagatgttggtgaagatgacagaggtgttggtgtagattgcggtgacgatgatggccccggcggcattccggcgccaccggaagagagggggagagagcccccttcttcttcttcttccttgaccttctccctagatgggagaagggtttcccctctagtccttggcctccatggcatgggaggggtgagagcccctccgagattggatctgtctctctgtctctctctgtttctgcgctccttgattctggcctttcaccgtttcttatattcccggagatccgtaactccgattgggttgaaatttggacacgatttttatccggatattggctttcttgtggcgaaagaagggcaccaac
This genomic window from Aegilops tauschii subsp. strangulata cultivar AL8/78 chromosome 4, Aet v6.0, whole genome shotgun sequence contains:
- the LOC109760665 gene encoding uncharacterized protein — translated: MEYGGLGILDLEKFSRALRLRWLWHSWKSLDRPWVGMEVPCEESDKAAFSAMTMITIGDGRTTTFWGCVWAGAEPLKASFPCLFKHSRRKNSTVQAALHDNAWIKDLAHGNVNPLLQEFLNLERLIRTARTSMKSGQPDEIRWKFTANGIYSASSAYQAQLLGLIQDPFRKTFWSAWAPGRLKIFACSVHLFWHCELSGKIWEKVATWHGCQTVHPGLWSSLQCSTDIVEMITSNTAKGSRKGITAIVMLVLWEIWLERHHCTFKGKVAQRANILAAIRRSIEL